The Streptomyces kanamyceticus genome window below encodes:
- the gyrB gene encoding DNA topoisomerase (ATP-hydrolyzing) subunit B, translating to MTEAGVTAAATAPSGTCVETSYDANTITVLDGLDAVRKRPGMYIGSTGAKGLHHLVQEIVDNSVDEALAGVADRIDVTVLADGGVRVVDNGRGIPVGMHPVERKPAVELVLTVLHAGGKFGGGGYAVSGGLHGVGLSVVNALSSRLSVEIWTEGHRWTQEYEAGAATAPLSRHEATARTGTSITFWADGSIFETTQYSFETLARRFQEMAFLNRGLTLTLTDERAEARATATADEAGSDTAGQQRAKTLAYRYDGGISDFVRHLNGRKGEPVHPTVIDFTAEDSERLLSVEVAMQWNSQFTDSVYSYANAIHTHDGGTHEEGFRTALTTIVNRYARERKLLRDKDDNLSGEDIREGLTAIISVKLGEPQFEGQTKTKLGNTEARTFVQKVVHEQLSDWFDRNPYEATDVVRKGIQAATARTAARKARDLTRRKGLLESTALPGKLSDCQSNDPSRSEIFIVEGDSAGGSAKSGRDPAFQAILPIRGKILNVEKARIDKVLHNQEIQALISAFGTGVHEDFDLAKLRYHKVILMADADVDGQHINTLLLTFLFRFMRPLIEHGHIYLSRPPLYKVKWSRDHAEYAFSDRERDALIEQGRRQGRRVKDDSIQRFKGLGEMNAEELRITTMDADHRVLGQVSLDDAAVADDLFSVLMGEDVDARRSFIQRNAKDVRFLDI from the coding sequence GTGACCGAAGCCGGAGTCACCGCCGCTGCGACCGCCCCGTCCGGGACCTGCGTCGAAACGTCGTACGACGCGAACACCATCACCGTCCTTGACGGGCTCGACGCCGTCCGCAAGCGGCCCGGCATGTACATCGGGTCCACCGGCGCGAAGGGTCTGCACCACCTGGTGCAGGAGATCGTCGACAACTCCGTGGACGAGGCCCTCGCCGGGGTCGCGGACCGGATCGACGTGACGGTCCTCGCGGACGGCGGGGTGCGGGTCGTCGACAACGGCCGAGGCATCCCGGTGGGCATGCACCCGGTGGAGCGGAAGCCCGCGGTGGAGCTGGTGCTCACCGTCCTGCACGCGGGAGGCAAGTTCGGCGGCGGCGGGTACGCCGTCTCCGGTGGTCTGCACGGGGTGGGCCTGTCCGTGGTCAACGCCCTGTCCTCACGGCTTTCGGTGGAGATCTGGACGGAAGGCCACCGCTGGACCCAGGAGTACGAGGCGGGCGCCGCGACCGCTCCGCTGTCCCGGCACGAGGCCACCGCGCGGACGGGTACGTCGATCACCTTCTGGGCCGACGGCTCCATCTTCGAGACCACCCAGTACTCGTTCGAGACCCTGGCCCGCCGCTTCCAGGAGATGGCGTTCCTCAACCGAGGGCTGACCCTCACCCTCACCGACGAACGAGCTGAGGCGCGGGCCACCGCGACAGCGGACGAGGCGGGTTCGGACACCGCGGGGCAGCAGCGGGCGAAGACCCTGGCCTACCGCTACGACGGCGGCATCAGCGACTTCGTCAGGCATCTCAACGGCCGCAAGGGCGAGCCCGTCCACCCCACCGTCATCGACTTCACCGCCGAGGACAGCGAGCGGCTGCTGTCTGTGGAGGTGGCCATGCAGTGGAACAGCCAGTTCACCGACAGCGTCTACTCCTACGCCAACGCCATCCACACCCACGACGGCGGCACCCACGAGGAGGGCTTCCGCACCGCGCTGACGACGATCGTCAACCGGTACGCCCGCGAGCGGAAGCTCCTGCGGGACAAGGACGACAACCTCTCCGGCGAGGACATCCGCGAGGGCCTGACCGCGATCATCTCCGTCAAGCTCGGCGAGCCCCAGTTCGAGGGCCAGACCAAGACCAAGCTCGGCAACACCGAGGCGCGCACGTTCGTACAGAAGGTCGTGCACGAACAGTTGTCGGACTGGTTCGACCGGAACCCGTACGAGGCCACGGACGTCGTGCGCAAGGGGATCCAGGCGGCCACCGCGCGGACGGCCGCGCGCAAGGCCCGGGATCTGACCCGCCGCAAGGGCCTCCTGGAGTCAACAGCCCTGCCGGGCAAGCTCTCCGACTGCCAGTCCAACGACCCGAGCAGGTCCGAGATCTTCATCGTCGAAGGCGATTCCGCCGGTGGCTCGGCGAAGTCCGGCCGCGATCCCGCGTTCCAGGCGATCCTGCCGATCCGCGGCAAGATCCTGAACGTCGAGAAGGCGCGCATCGACAAGGTCCTGCACAACCAGGAGATCCAGGCCCTCATCTCGGCCTTCGGCACCGGGGTCCACGAGGACTTCGACCTCGCCAAGCTCCGCTATCACAAGGTCATTTTGATGGCGGACGCCGACGTCGACGGCCAGCACATCAACACGCTGCTCCTGACGTTCCTGTTCCGCTTCATGCGGCCGCTGATCGAGCACGGCCACATCTACCTCTCGCGACCGCCGCTGTACAAGGTCAAGTGGAGCCGGGACCACGCCGAGTACGCCTTCTCCGACCGGGAGCGCGACGCCCTCATCGAACAGGGGCGCCGGCAGGGGCGGCGCGTCAAGGACGACTCCATCCAGCGCTTCAAGGGCCTGGGCGAGATGAACGCCGAGGAGCTGCGCATCACCACCATGGATGCCGACCACCGCGTCCTCGGCCAGGTGAGCCTGGACGATGCCGCGGTCGCCGACGATCTCTTCTCCGTCCTCATGGGCGAGGACGTCGACGCGCGCCGCTCCTTCATCCAGCGCAACGCCAAGGACGTCCGCTTCCTCGACATCTGA
- a CDS encoding nSTAND1 domain-containing NTPase produces the protein MAGRPERALDPGSGPVRRFAAELRTLRTENGSPTYREMARTSGLGASTLSQAAAGERLPTLPVVLAYARVCGGDAEEWEARWREAARQAAAEPREREDQGESPYRGLARFEPGDSHLFFGRDQLVERLLTLARSRRFIAVLGPSGSGKSSLLRAGLIPRLRAPAATGPRPAAVRVLTPGAHPLRTHEQRLVPRDADGETWLVVDQFEELYTLCTDAAERERFVERLLAAVDEASGLRVVIAVRADFLGHCTRHPGLTAVLQEGTVLAGPMSRDELRAAVVQPARAAGLMVERSLTARILDEVDGEPGALPLMSHALLETWRHRQGRALTAEAYEGAGGLHGALARTAETLYGQLATGQGEVARRVLLRLIAPGEGTHDARRPVSRAELGPDESGDVDAVVERLARARLITLDHDTIELAHEALITGWPRFHGWIDADRGRLRAHRRLTEAAQAWDSLERDPGMLYRGTRLADAEETFTEQEGLSTLESAFLAASLQARAGEQRATARTTRRLRALVAGLTALLLLAGAAAAVAFQQRAAAQEQRTVAVSRQIAAEADQLRGTGLPAQVQNASLAAQLDIASYRMRPSDRTYTSLLTAANSPLFTEVPDQSRRSDDENNAPNNERMAVDARRRVMAVAGSDRRVRLWDIRDATHLRRVGPSLPGSAVGLSADGGLLAAEDDRNGRIRLWDIGEPRRPARLATVDVPGDTIANTVALSPDGRLLATGGQRIFLWDLRDPGRPVRVGRALPGDLPAFSPHGHVLATAGDDDTVRLWNTAHPTHPRALSTLRLGVASAHDVVFSPDGRTLATARDDAAQVRLWNIAHPEHPTRLTTPLDTTDGSEAMSVAFSPDGRRAAVAEDNGVQLWDIARGAPARVGEVLGQPAYDGMAIAFGRDSRTLVTDARVMRVWSLPPVLPDCPDATVAGTSPDGRTVAVICDASHVQLWGTTRTGRLEHLTTLPGTAAALAPHGDLLAVAESGGGSRLWDIGDPKRPRRLGRMPSAQRDYTVSSLIFSANGRTLADYEEAEPVAFPAGSQADDGVGATVRAVESSGVSQVRMWNVKDPRDPRPLGTGASPQQPDPPSLALSPDGRTLALADATRKIRLWDTHDPTHSRPLPTALRGDFIAFAPRGHTLAVASTGGALRLWAVPADVRPTPLGPPVTDDGPVSALAFDGRDLVTGTEDGTLRLWDVSDPAHPTATGDQLVGYSGAVNSTDLSPASRTLVTSSDDGGVRLWDLDVERVIDRVCAETGNALDRAQWQARLGKIRYQPPCP, from the coding sequence ATGGCGGGGCGTCCGGAGAGAGCGTTGGATCCGGGCAGCGGGCCGGTGCGGAGGTTCGCGGCGGAGCTGCGCACGTTGCGCACGGAGAACGGCAGTCCGACCTATCGCGAGATGGCGCGGACCTCCGGCCTCGGAGCGAGCACGCTCTCGCAGGCCGCCGCCGGTGAACGGCTGCCGACCCTGCCGGTCGTCCTCGCCTACGCACGCGTGTGCGGCGGGGACGCGGAGGAGTGGGAGGCGCGCTGGCGCGAGGCTGCCCGGCAGGCCGCGGCCGAGCCGAGGGAGCGGGAGGATCAGGGCGAGTCTCCCTACCGGGGACTGGCCCGCTTCGAACCGGGTGACAGCCATCTGTTCTTCGGCCGGGACCAACTCGTCGAGCGCCTCCTGACGCTGGCACGGTCCCGCCGTTTCATCGCGGTGCTCGGCCCGTCGGGCAGCGGGAAGTCCTCGCTGCTGCGGGCCGGTCTCATCCCGCGGCTGCGCGCCCCGGCCGCGACCGGCCCCCGGCCTGCCGCGGTGCGGGTCCTGACACCTGGCGCGCACCCTTTACGTACGCACGAGCAGCGCCTGGTGCCGCGGGACGCGGACGGGGAAACGTGGCTGGTCGTAGACCAGTTCGAAGAGCTCTACACGCTGTGCACCGACGCGGCGGAGAGGGAGCGGTTCGTCGAGCGGCTCCTGGCCGCCGTCGACGAGGCGAGCGGGCTCCGCGTGGTCATCGCGGTGCGTGCCGACTTCCTCGGACACTGCACGCGGCACCCCGGCCTGACCGCGGTACTGCAGGAAGGCACCGTGCTGGCCGGGCCGATGAGCCGCGATGAGCTGCGTGCGGCGGTGGTCCAGCCCGCCAGGGCCGCCGGGCTGATGGTGGAACGCTCCCTGACGGCCCGCATCCTGGACGAGGTCGACGGCGAGCCGGGCGCCCTGCCACTGATGTCGCACGCGCTGCTGGAGACCTGGCGCCATCGCCAGGGCCGCGCGCTGACCGCCGAGGCGTACGAAGGCGCCGGTGGTCTGCACGGCGCCCTCGCCCGCACCGCCGAGACCCTCTACGGCCAACTCGCCACCGGCCAGGGCGAGGTTGCCCGGCGTGTTCTCCTGCGGCTCATCGCCCCGGGGGAGGGCACGCACGACGCGCGGCGCCCCGTCAGCCGTGCGGAGCTCGGCCCCGACGAGTCCGGCGACGTCGACGCCGTGGTGGAGCGCCTGGCCCGCGCGCGGCTGATCACCCTGGACCACGACACCATCGAACTGGCACACGAGGCACTCATCACCGGCTGGCCGCGGTTCCACGGCTGGATCGACGCCGACCGAGGACGCCTGCGCGCCCACCGCCGACTGACCGAGGCGGCGCAGGCGTGGGACTCGCTGGAGCGTGACCCCGGCATGCTGTACCGCGGCACGCGCCTGGCCGACGCCGAGGAGACCTTCACCGAACAGGAGGGCCTGAGCACCCTGGAGTCCGCGTTCCTCGCGGCGAGCCTGCAAGCCCGCGCCGGTGAACAGCGGGCCACCGCGCGCACCACCCGCCGACTGCGCGCGCTGGTCGCGGGGTTGACCGCCCTGCTCCTCCTGGCGGGCGCCGCCGCGGCCGTCGCCTTCCAACAGCGCGCCGCCGCCCAGGAACAGCGCACGGTCGCGGTGTCCCGGCAGATCGCGGCGGAGGCGGACCAGTTGCGAGGCACCGGTCTCCCCGCGCAGGTCCAGAACGCCTCGCTGGCGGCCCAACTCGACATCGCCTCCTACCGGATGCGCCCCTCCGACCGTACGTACACGAGTCTGCTCACCGCGGCGAACTCGCCGCTGTTCACCGAGGTCCCCGACCAGAGCCGCCGCTCGGATGACGAGAACAACGCCCCCAACAATGAGCGCATGGCCGTCGACGCACGTCGGCGCGTCATGGCGGTCGCCGGGTCCGATCGCCGTGTGCGGTTGTGGGACATCCGCGACGCCACCCACCTCCGGCGGGTGGGACCTTCGCTGCCCGGCTCTGCGGTGGGCCTCAGCGCGGACGGCGGGCTGCTGGCCGCCGAGGACGACCGGAACGGCAGGATCCGGCTGTGGGACATCGGCGAACCGCGCCGCCCGGCCCGGCTCGCCACGGTGGACGTGCCCGGCGACACCATCGCCAACACGGTGGCGCTGAGCCCCGACGGGCGCCTGCTCGCCACCGGCGGACAACGGATCTTCCTGTGGGATCTGCGCGACCCCGGGCGCCCCGTACGCGTCGGCCGTGCGCTGCCGGGCGACCTGCCCGCCTTCAGCCCGCACGGACACGTGCTGGCCACGGCGGGCGACGACGACACCGTACGGCTCTGGAACACCGCACACCCCACGCACCCGCGGGCTCTGAGCACCCTTCGACTGGGTGTTGCCAGCGCACATGACGTGGTGTTCAGCCCCGACGGACGGACGCTTGCGACGGCCCGCGACGACGCCGCGCAGGTCCGCCTCTGGAACATCGCCCACCCCGAACACCCCACACGGCTCACCACACCGCTCGACACCACGGACGGCTCCGAAGCGATGTCGGTGGCCTTCAGCCCTGACGGCCGGCGCGCCGCCGTGGCGGAGGACAACGGGGTCCAGCTGTGGGACATCGCACGGGGTGCACCGGCCCGGGTGGGCGAAGTGCTGGGCCAGCCCGCCTACGACGGCATGGCCATCGCGTTCGGCCGGGACAGCCGCACCCTGGTCACCGACGCCCGGGTCATGCGGGTCTGGAGCCTGCCGCCCGTGCTGCCGGACTGCCCCGATGCCACCGTCGCGGGGACGAGCCCGGACGGGCGGACTGTGGCCGTCATCTGCGATGCCTCTCACGTGCAGTTGTGGGGCACGACCCGCACCGGCCGCCTCGAACACCTGACAACTCTTCCCGGGACGGCCGCCGCGCTCGCGCCACACGGCGACCTCCTCGCGGTCGCCGAATCGGGCGGCGGAAGCCGCCTGTGGGACATCGGCGATCCGAAACGCCCGCGCCGCCTGGGCCGGATGCCATCGGCGCAACGCGACTACACGGTGTCCTCCCTGATCTTCAGCGCGAACGGCCGCACGCTGGCTGACTACGAAGAGGCGGAGCCCGTGGCGTTCCCCGCGGGCAGTCAGGCGGACGACGGGGTCGGCGCGACGGTCCGCGCCGTCGAGTCGAGCGGCGTCAGCCAGGTCCGCATGTGGAACGTCAAGGATCCCCGCGACCCCCGCCCGCTCGGCACCGGCGCCTCACCCCAGCAGCCCGACCCGCCCTCGCTGGCGCTGAGCCCTGACGGACGCACCCTCGCCCTCGCGGACGCCACGCGGAAGATCCGCCTCTGGGACACCCACGACCCCACGCACTCGCGGCCTCTCCCCACCGCCCTGCGCGGCGACTTCATCGCCTTCGCCCCCCGCGGGCACACGCTCGCGGTGGCCTCAACGGGCGGAGCTCTACGCCTGTGGGCCGTGCCTGCGGACGTCCGGCCCACGCCACTGGGCCCGCCGGTCACCGACGACGGTCCCGTATCCGCCCTCGCCTTCGACGGACGCGATCTCGTCACCGGAACCGAGGACGGCACACTGCGCCTGTGGGACGTGTCCGACCCGGCACACCCCACCGCCACGGGCGACCAACTCGTCGGCTACAGCGGTGCCGTGAACTCCACCGACCTCAGCCCCGCAAGCCGCACCCTGGTCACGAGCAGCGACGACGGCGGAGTACGACTCTGGGACCTGGACGTCGAGCGCGTCATCGACCGCGTGTGCGCCGAGACGGGAAACGCCCTCGACCGGGCCCAGTGGCAAGCCCGCCTGGGGAAGATCCGCTACCAACCGCCGTGCCCCTGA